Within the Nocardioides humi genome, the region GCGACGTACGAGGCGACCCGCGCGGGCAGGCGGGTGCTCGTGCTCGACCAGGAGAACCGCGCCAATCTCGGCGGCCAGGCGTTCTGGTCGCTGGGCGGGCTGTTCCTCGTCGACACCCCCGAGCAGCGGCGGATGGGGATCAAGGACTCCTTCGAGCTGGCCTGGCAGGACTGGCAGGGCTCGGCCGGGTTCGACCGGGTGGACGCGGAGCACGACGGGACACCCGGGCAGGACCACTGGGCGCGGCAGTGGGCCGAGGCGTACGTCGGGTTCGCGGCGGGCGAGAAGCGGTCGTACCTGCGCGAGCTGGGCCTGAAGGTGCTGCCGTTCGTCGGCTGGGCCGAGCGCGGCCGCGGCGACGCGTCCGGGCACGGCAACTCCGTCCCCCGCTTCCACCTCACCTGGGGCACCGGCCCCGAGGTGGTCCGGGTCTTCCTCGAGCCGGTGCTCGCGGCCGAGGAGGCCGGGCTGGTCCGCTTCGGCTTCCGGCACCGCGTCGACGCCCTGGTCAAGGACGGCGACACCGTGGTGGGCGTGCGCGGGGCGGTCCTGGAGCCGTCCTCGGTCGAGCGCGGCGTCGAGTCGACCCGCGTCGAGGCCGAGGAGTTCGAGCTGCGCGCGCCGGCGGTCGTGGTCACCACCGGCGGCATCGGCCACAACCACGAGCTGATCCGTGCCAGCTGGCCGGCCGACCGGCTCGGCCCCGCCCCGGCGCACATGATCAGCGGCGTCCCGGCGTACGTCGACGGGCGCGGCCTCGCGATCGCCGCGGACGCCGGCGCGCGGCTGGTCAACCCGGACCGGATGTGGCACTACACCGAGGGCATCCACAACTGGGACCCGGTCTGGCCCGACCACGCGATCCGGATCATCCCGGGGCCGTCGTCGCTGTGGTTCGACGCCACCGGGCAGCGGCTGCCGGCGCCGAACTACCCCGGCTTCGACAGCCTCGGCACCCTCGCGACGATCGGCGCGACCGGCTACGACTACACCTGGTTCGTGCTGACCCAGTCGATCATCGAGAAGGAGTTCGCCCTCTCCGGCTCCGAGCAGAACCCCGACATCACCGGCAAGGACGTCCGCGTGATGCTGCGGGCCCGGCTGGCGAAGGGGGCGCCCGCACCGGTGGAGAGGTTCAAGACCGACGGCCGCGACTTCGTCGTGGCGTCCTCGCTCGAGTCGCTGGTCGACGGCATGAACGCCATCGTCTCCGCCGACTCCCCGGCGCGCGGGCCGCTGCTCGACGCCGACGTGCTGCGACGGCAGATCGCCGCGCGGGACGCGGAGCTGGACAACGCCTTCAGCAAGGACTTCCAGCTGATGGCGATCGCCAACGCCCGCCGCTCCCGCACCGACAAGCTGATCCGCGTCGCCAAGCCGCACCGGATCCTCGACCCCGAGCACGGCCCGCTCATCGCCGTACGCCTCAACATCCTGACCCGCAAGACCCTCGGCGGCATCGCCACCGACCTCTCCTCCCGCGCCGTCGACGCCGCCGGATCGGTCATCCCCGGCCTGTACGCCGCCGGCGAGGTCGCCGGCTTCGGCGGCGG harbors:
- a CDS encoding FAD-binding dehydrogenase, translating into MTQDAMQGFEPDAIVVGAGLAGLVATYEATRAGRRVLVLDQENRANLGGQAFWSLGGLFLVDTPEQRRMGIKDSFELAWQDWQGSAGFDRVDAEHDGTPGQDHWARQWAEAYVGFAAGEKRSYLRELGLKVLPFVGWAERGRGDASGHGNSVPRFHLTWGTGPEVVRVFLEPVLAAEEAGLVRFGFRHRVDALVKDGDTVVGVRGAVLEPSSVERGVESTRVEAEEFELRAPAVVVTTGGIGHNHELIRASWPADRLGPAPAHMISGVPAYVDGRGLAIAADAGARLVNPDRMWHYTEGIHNWDPVWPDHAIRIIPGPSSLWFDATGQRLPAPNYPGFDSLGTLATIGATGYDYTWFVLTQSIIEKEFALSGSEQNPDITGKDVRVMLRARLAKGAPAPVERFKTDGRDFVVASSLESLVDGMNAIVSADSPARGPLLDADVLRRQIAARDAELDNAFSKDFQLMAIANARRSRTDKLIRVAKPHRILDPEHGPLIAVRLNILTRKTLGGIATDLSSRAVDAAGSVIPGLYAAGEVAGFGGGGVHGYNALEGTFLGGCIFSGRAAGRAIARG